One window from the genome of Hippoglossus hippoglossus isolate fHipHip1 chromosome 6, fHipHip1.pri, whole genome shotgun sequence encodes:
- the taf3 gene encoding transcription initiation factor TFIID subunit 3 has protein sequence MCESYARSLLRVSVAQICQALGWDAVQLTACDLLSDVLHRYIQQLARVCHRYSELYGRTDPVLDDVSQAFRLLGVSLSELEDYVHNLEPVAFTHQTPLFPVSKNNVLQFPQPGARDAEERKDYIPDHMPPLVSLQEEEEEEEVLADMGTSAEAMQVALEEDEDEIEEDETVNDENYPLKRHLDSPDAAVGMMPTSKRPRMYPGLSPEWGVEPREPLTSLNPQRVPPGILPSHDSLDPLSPETPSGALPPFRPQPVVPKHSDQKGLTTPGRKPKVSSPGRQRTKSPKGGIPVSVGGSPIHSPKASKERKKSPGRTKSPKSPKSPKMSSVKASQPPSKTDVVHKLPLSALSERMGKENIHMRQNIEDRELAEGPFKKLEPDNTAIDDSIDAVIARACAEREPDPFAFSSGSDSDSNGFSSPRRLTIMEPSTPKVLMGASNAITDTSTPLHLQTHPGLGNWTMDDSINEVIRKVNQGGPSAQPPNQGVYVSSGSASPPTPEPLLKVFEEKNKIVSSIDVKKKLKKELKTKMKKKEKDKPKDKDREKDKGKVKEKNKDKNRDKNKEFSKEAKMPWKEFGVKDEEHFLQRDFSLPEISIKMKSRDGDVPKKEKEKHKDKKKDKEKSKKDKDKREKGKDRNKEDKQKQSGLASFALGEGLPLFSPSACLRMPPILPPLPPMLQEKDVKSKEKDKKKDKKEKKKKKDKEKDKEREKAKEKEREKEEKRKEKEREKEKREKEKEKERERIRLEKVKVEIPAALPSPVIPRLTLRVGAGQDKIVISKVVPNTESKTPTPKTPTAKSGPGNRPRTPPPPPILVPVAPPLPPPASPLPLAPAPSSLLSLAPMLSPTTSVKPPVRSVVTETVSTYVIRDEWGNQIWICPGCNKPDDGSPMIGCDDCDDWYHWPCVGVMTAPPEDQQWFCVKCSGKKKDKKHKKRKHKLH, from the exons ATGTGCGAGAGCTATGCCCGCTCGCTGCTGCGTGTGTCGGTGGCGCAGATCTGCCAGGCTCTGGGCTGGGATGCCGTTCAGCTCACTGCGTGCGATCTGCTGTCCGATGTGCTGCATCGGTATATCCAGCAGTTAGCCAGGGTCTGCCATCGCTACTCCGAGCTCT ATGGAAGAACGGATCCGGTCCTGGATGATGTGAGCCAGGCCTTCAGGCTGCTGGGCGTGAGTCTGAGTGAACTGGAGGACTATGTCCACAACCTGGAGCCCGTGGCCTTCACCCATCAAACGCCACTCTTTCCGGTTAGCAAAAATAACGTCCTCCAGTTTCCCCAGCCCGGAGCCCGAGATGCGGAGGAAAGGAAGGACTACATTCCAGATCACATGCCCCCCCTGGTCTCCTTACAAGAAG aagaggaagaggaggaggtccTTGCTGACATGGGCACCTCAGCCGAAGCTATGCAGGTGGcactggaggaggatgaggatgaaatCGAAGAAGATGAGACCGTCAATGATGAGAACTACCCTCTGAAGAGGCACCTGGACAGCCCCGATGCTGCTGTTGGCATGATGCCTACTTCCAAGAGACCACGGATGTACCCTGGCCTCAGCCCAGAATGGGGGGTTGAGCCCCGGGAGCCCCTGACGTCTCTCAATCCACAACGTGTTCCCCCAGGCATCCTGCCTTCCCATGATAGCCTTGATCCCCTGTCACCTGAAACACCCTCTGGAGCCTTGCCCCCCTTCAGACCTCAGCCGGTAGTACCAAAACACTCTGATCAAAAAGGCCTCACCACTCCAGGGAGAAAGCCTAAGGTCTCATCCCCTGGCAGACAACGGACTAAGTCCCCTAAAGGGGGGATTCCTGTTTCGGTGGGTGGTAGTCCCATCCACTCTCCAAAAGCGTCTAAGGAAAGGAAGAAATCCCCGGGCAGGACGAAGAGTCCTAAAAGCCCCAAGAGCCCAAAAATGAGTTCGGTCAAAGCATCTCAACCCCCAAGCAAGACAGACGTTGTGCATAAATTACCGCTGTCTGCGCTGAGTGAGAGGATGGGTAAGGAGAACATCCATATGCGTCAGAACATAGAGGACCGGGAGTTAGCCGAGGGCCCCTTTAAGAAACTAGAGCCTGATAATACAGCTATCGATGACTCAATCGATGCTGTGATTGCCAGAGCGTGTGCCGAGCGGGAGCCCGATCCTTTTGCCTTCTCATCTGGTTCTGACTCAGACAGCAATGGATTCTCCAGCCCCAGGAGACTGACCATTATGGAGCCATCGACACCTAAAGTCCTGATGGGGGCCAGCAATGCTATAACAGACACGTCAACACCACTTCACCTACAGACACACCCAGGCCTAGGAAACTGGACAATGGATGATTCAATCAATGAGGTGATCCGAAAGGTCAACCAGGGGGGTCCGTCTGCACAGCCGCCAAACCAAGGAGTGTATGTGTCGTCGGGGTCGGCCTCGCCACCCACTCCTGAACCTCTGCTCAAGGTGTTTGAGGAGAAGAACAAGATTGTGTCGTCAATAGATGTCAAGAAAAAGCTGAAGAAGGAGCTCAAAACtaaaatgaagaagaaggagaaagacaaGCCGAAAGACAAAGACCGGGAAAAGGATAAGGGCAAGGTAAAAGAGAAGAATAAGGATAAGAACAGGGATAAAAACAAGGAGTTTTCCAAGGAGGCCAAGATGCCCTGGAAGGAGTTTGGGGTGAAGGATGAGGAGCACTTCCTTCAGCGAGACTTTTCTCTGCCCGAGATTTCCATCAAGATGAAATCCAGAGATGGAGATGTTCCtaagaaggagaaggaaaaacacaaagacaaaaagaaggataaagaaaaaagcaaaaaggacaaagacaagAGGGAGAAGGGCAAAGACAGAAACAAGgaggacaaacagaaacaatctGGCTTAGCTTCTTTTGCTCTGGGTGAAGGCCTACCACTGTTCAGCCCCTCCGCCTGCCTGCGCATGCCCCCCATACTCCCTCCTCTGCCCCCGATGCTCCAGGAGAAAGATGTGAAGAGCAAAGAGAAGGacaagaagaaggacaagaaagagaagaagaaaaagaaggacaAGGAGAAGGATAAGGAGCGAGAGAAGgccaaagaaaaggagagggagaaagaggagaagaggaaagaaaaggagagggaaaaggagaaacgagaaaaggagaaggagaaagagagagagaggattcgATTGGAGAAG GTGAAAGTAGAAATTCCAGCTGCTCTACCGTCTCCAGTCATCCCCAGACTGACGCTCAGGGTGGGAGCAGGCCAGGACAAAAT AGTTATCAGCAAAGTGGTTCCAAATACAGAATCCAAGACGCCAACACCCAAGACCCCCACTGCCAAGTCTGGACCTGGGAATCGCCCTCGGacgcctccacctcctccaatACTTGTCCCAGTCGCACCCCCTCTGCCTCCACCCGCTTCCCCGCTCCCACTAGCGCCTGCTCCTTCGTCTTTGCTCTCCCTGGCACCCATGCTCTCTCCCACCACTTCCGTCAAACCACCGGTCCGCAGCGTAGTAACTGAGACCGTCAGTACCTACGTG ATTCGAGATGAATGGGGAAACCAGATCTGGATTTGTCCTGGATGCAACAAACCTGATGATGGCAGTCCCATGATAGGATGTGATGATTGTGATGATTGGTATCATTG GCCTTGTGTCGGTGTCATGACAGCGCCTCCCGAGGACCAGCAGTGGTTCTGTGTTAAATGTTCCGGCAAGAAGaaggacaaaaaacacaagaaacggAAACACAAACTGCATTGA